From one Nematostella vectensis chromosome 7, jaNemVect1.1, whole genome shotgun sequence genomic stretch:
- the LOC5508204 gene encoding mRNA export factor GLE1 — protein MDVLQGLKQSSKGKLNYDLQPTKQELIEPCTTPLIIGIEYENVLQKFQNATSSSSSPTVKEASKTEGHPRSNEKPKKKEFLANASNDRSMTMYNLNYSMRTDYKKTPDVSHVLLRSREKEKAEEVNERAKKRALMYKYHEEKLKEDKRLNLQKQQEELRNKILEDVQALQEDERNKTLQVRNKQREVEIEHREYAARAERKMREVEERQRLIAEEERNRQELVQLCSKHHEIHALVQKLDEAVKQCKYADYLPETTKTFLQESSKVFSLSQNTVKASVDMGRPAENAARLLDEYIGMLKVLLNKGMTAVAEAEQKGIKEKAETEAKKQEEEERKRDEEKKKAERAAAEARKKKEKAKSVPEYLVDCTSDSAFKEYTRLEKLLEKTEKEIEPLASSKEKDMKKLKLELQKAVTTPINTISDTSPSHLLEKIQTLKELLNGRAVTNTGKTISLSSHPLASLYCKNMLAKKIVQQGSGQVSSNHSAAFPSAAVAIGVWSAFPDVGDLILAHFYRECPFLVPLYIPKAQGTSDIDYYKGLGYQISGDQIEAQDKYLKRMTGTVRLYAAIMSSPPPKGTAQPHPLGISHGWTWLARVLNISPRADYTATAVYEFLEVAGHVLVKLYRGQFWKLMQILCQEFVSKIQGVTAESQMGPVVRLKGFLEKCMLSKNFPCPEGFLDSQWWNSSGGNVRLFGY, from the exons ATGGATGTTCTTCAGGGGCTGAAGCAATCCAGCAAAGGGAAGTTGAACTATGATTTACAGCCTACAAAGCAAGAGTTGATTGAACCTTGCACAACACCACTAATAATAGGGATAGAATACGAGAATGTTCTACAGAAATTTCAGAATGCtacatcgtcatcgtcatcaccgaCAGTCAAGGAAGCATCGAAGACAGAGGGACACCCGAGAAGCAATGAGAAGcctaaaaagaaagaattttTAGCGAATGCTAGCAATGACAGATCTATGACAATGTATAATTTGAATTATTCTATGAGAACTGATTACAAGAAAACACCGGATGTATCGCATGTTCTTTTGCGTAGTCGTGAAAAAGAGAAGGCAGAGGAGGTCAACGAACGGGCAAAGAAGCGTGCGTTAATGTACAAATACCACGAAGAGAAGCTTAAGGAAGATAAAAGGTTGAATTTGCAAAAACAGCAGGAAGAACTAAGGAACAAGATTCTCGAAGATGTCCAGGCTTTGCAGGAAGATGAGCGAAACAAAACATTGCAAGTGAGAAATAAGCAGAGGGAGGTTGAGATAGAACACAGAGAGTATGCGGCAAGGGCAGAGAGAAAGATGCGTGAGGTGGAAGAGAGACAGCGTTTGATTGCAGAGGAAGAGAGAAATAGACAAGAACTTGTGCAACTGTGCTCAAAACATCATGAGATACATGCTTTGGTGCAAAAACTTGACGAGGCTGTGAAGCAATGTAAATATGCTGACTATCTACCAGAGACTACAAAAACTTTCCTTCAAGAATCAAGCAAAGTGTTTTCTCTATCACAGAACACTGTAAAGGCATCTGTAGATATGGGTAGGCCAGCAGAAAATGCAGCTAGACTGTTGGATGAATACATAGGGATGTTAAAAGTGCTGTTGAATAAAGGGATGACAGCTGTAGCTGAAGCTGAACAAAAAGGTATTAAAGAGAAAGCTGAGACAGAAGCTAAGAAACAAGAAGAGGAGGAAAGGAAAAGGGacgaagaaaagaaaaaagcagAGAGGGCAGCTGCTGaagctagaaaaaaaaaggaaaaggcCAAATCTGTTCCTGAATATTTGGTGGATTGCACATCTGATAGTGCCTTTAAAGAATACACAAGGCTTGAAAAACTACTtgagaaaacagaaaaagagATAGAACCACTTGCTTCCAGCAAAGAGAAAGATATGAAGAAATTAAAACTTGAATTACAAAAAGCAGTGACCACTCCCATTAATACGATATCAGACACATCCCCGTCACATTTGTTGGAAAAGATTCAGACACTGAAAGAGCTGTTGAATGGCCGGGCTGTGACCAACACTGGGAAGACCATTTCTCTCTCAAGTCATCCACTTGCCTCG CTGTACTGCAAAAACATGTTAGCAAAGAAGATCGTCCAACAAGGTTCTGGTCAAGTGTCATCTAACCATAGCGCTGCTTTCCCATCTGCTGCTGTTGCCATTGGTGTGTGGTCTGCTTTTCCTGACGTGGGTGATCTTATTCTTGCACACTTCTACAGGGAGTGCCCATTTCTCGTACCCCTGTACATCCCCAAGGCGCAAGGAACATCTGACATTGACTATTACAAGGGGCTAGGGTACCAGATTTCAGGAGATCAGATCGAGGCTCAGGATAAGTACCTCAAACGTATGACTGGGACGGTCCGCCTGTATGCGGCAATCATGTCATCACCACCCCCTAAGGGAACTGCGCAGCCACACCCTCTTGGTATCTCACATGGATGGACATGGTTGGCAAGGGTCTTGAATATCTCTCCTCGGGCAGATTATACAGCAACAGCTGTCTACGAGTTCTTGGAAGTTGCCGGTCATGTGTTGGTCAAGCTGTACAGAGGACAGTTTTGGAAACTGATGCAGATTCTGTGCCAGGAATTTGTGTCTAAGATCCAAGGCGTAACAGCAGAATCACAGATGGGACCTGTTGTTCGTCTAAAGGGGTTCTTAGAAAAATGCATGCTTTCTAAGAACTTTCCATGCCCTGAGGGTTTTCTGGACTCTCAGTGGTGGAACTCGTCGGGTGGGAATGTACGATTGTTCGGTTATTGA
- the LOC5508222 gene encoding muscarinic acetylcholine receptor M4, protein MANTSIQSLNFDRLLSALQSRSDAEKWIECAVWIALEITIFTGNILTLKIILTNKDLRTIPNYLIVSLACSDLGLGIFGGIPTLGVLVEAKWPFNEALCQLQGVSALTMASASVLNLTLMAINRYFKVVKTRRYQAYFTKRRTLAYIALVWLMAFLVAASYLLIGNRYSFNPGKVFCFIQPQHHIFQIFISIVYITFPSAVIVYCYQKVYMVIKTHNKALSGWGARRIDPKVGRAEHWADHKARPEPGTHARGISVQEINITRTLFSIVVAFLVCWTPAFVIDIIDVYQLRWSLGRRAYVSYTFLVATSSTVNPILYGIMNPAFRKEYLKCLVYLRIQNNSVVTTNTSPSNRDSKI, encoded by the coding sequence ATGGCTAACACTTCAATACAATCGCTTAACTTCGACAGACTTCTTAGCGCATTGCAATCGCGAAGTGATGCCGAGAAGTGGATAGAATGCGCCGTGTGGATTGCCCTAGAGATAACCATCTTTACAGGGAATATCCTAACGCTCAAAATAATCCTGACAAACAAAGACTTGCGGACGATTCCGAACTATCTGATCGTGTCCCTCGCGTGCTCTGACCTCGGCCTGGGGATATTTGGAGGTATCCCTACCCTAGGCGTCCTCGTGGAAGCAAAATGGCCCTTCAATGAAGCATTATGCCAACTGCAAGGCGTGTCAGCGTTAACCATGGCGTCTGCATCTGTCCTCAACCTTACCCTGATGGCAATCAACCGATACTTCAAGGTAGTAAAGACAAGGAGGTACCAAGCCTACTTCACCAAGCGCCGAACTCTCGCCTATATCGCTTTAGTTTGGCTTATGGCATTTTTAGTCGCGGCTTCCTACCTTCTGATTGGCAATAGGTACAGTTTTAACCCAGGAAAGGTATTTTGCTTCATACAGCCACAACACCATATATTCCAAATATTTATTTCGATAGTTTACATTACATTTCCTTCTGCGGTTATAGTCTACTGCTACCAAAAGGTCTACATGGTCATCAAGACCCATAACAAAGCTTTATCTGGCTGGGGAGCTCGAAGGATTGACCCTAAAGTTGGCAGAGCCGAACACTGGGCTGACCACAAGGCACGCCCGGAGCCCGGCACGCACGCCCGTGGTATCAGTGTACAAGAGATCAACATAACGCGCACTCTCTTCAGTATCGTAGTGGCGTTTCTTGTTTGTTGGACGCCTGCTTTCGTTATTGACATCATTGATGTGTATCAGTTAAGGTGGTCTCTGGGGAGACGAGCGTATGTATCATACACATTCCTGGTGGCTACAAGCAGTACAGTGAATCCTATTTTGTATGGAATCATGAATCCAGCGTTTAGAAAGGAGTATCTCAAGTGCTTGGTCTATCTGCGGATTCAAAATAACAGTGTGGTAACGACCAATACTTCACCAAGCAATCGAGATTCAAAAATTTGA